CGAACGTCGGCGAACGCTTTCACGTCCGTTTCGGGATTGCCGTTCACCAGCACCAGATCGGCATCATAGCCGGGTGCCAGGCGCCCTTGCCGCGCAGGAGCGCCGAAGGTTCTGACGGGATTGGTGGTCAGCGATGCGAGAATGTCTCTCGCCGCCATTCCCGACGCATGCATCTGAAGATATTCGTCGGCCGGATCGAAATCGGTCATGTAGCCGACGTCGGTTCCAAACAGGATCCGTCCGCCAGCCTTTCGGAAGGCCGCGACCTGCTGCTGAGCGACCTCCGCGAAGTGCTGCGCCATCGCCGTGTCATTGGTCTTCGCGGCCTCGTAGCCCCACAATTTGAGCGTCGGCACCAGCGCGACGCGCGCACCGACGATATGCTCGGCAAAGCGCGCGTCCCAGGGGCCGCCGATCGGCGCGGTATGGAGCAGCACGTCGGCGCCGCCGTCGATGGCGAGTTCGACCCCGCGCCGATTGGTCGGATGGACAAGCACCTTCACGCCTGCGCGGTGCGCCTCGTCGGCCACGGCCCGGATCGTCTCGGCCGGGATCGACGGGAATGGCTGCTCGCGGGTGAGGGAGACGCTCATCAGCTTGACCGCTCCCGCCCCCGCACGGATCGACTGCGCGACGAGCCTTCGCGCCTGCTCCGCATCGTGCAGTTCGGCAAGCTTGCCGTCGGTGACGTAGAACGGGGTTCCGGTGGGGCCGACGAGCGCGCCTCCCGCGGTGATGATGCCGGGGCCTCGCACCTCGCCCGACAGGATCCGGCGTCGGATGCTCAGCGTGTTGGCAAGGTCGGACCCGGTATCGACGACATGCGCGAAGCCGTAGCGAGTGAGCATGTCGGCGAGCTGTGCCGAAAGCCGGGTGGCGGGCAGCCGCTCCGCCCCGCGCCATTCGGGACCCATGAAGTGGACGTGGCTGTTCCAGAAGCCCGGCAGCAGCGTGCCGCCGTTGCACGAGATGCGCTCAGCGCCGGCAGGCACCTTTGTCCGGCCGCGGGCGCCGACCGCCGCGATCCGCCCCTCTCGGATGACCAGCACGCCGTCGGCAATGGACAGGGCATCCGCCGACGGCACGATCCGGCAACCCACGAATGCTGTCTCGCTTGCTGCCTTGACCGGGCCGGCGGCGCCAAGGGCTGCAAGTGCCACTCCGACCAACGTGAACAGCCACCGTTTGTGGGCGGCAACCTGGATGTCCGTTCCCTGCCAGCCGAGTCTCCACGGGGCGCGGCAGCCTAATTAGGCGCCCGCCTCCGAGGCAAGTGCCCGCGCCCCGCCGCGCCGGATCGCAAAGCAGCCGGCCAATGCCGAGTTCATAACCGATGTTGCGATTATCGCTTGACAAGCATCATGCCGTATGCGATTATAGCAACTTCAACACAGCCCTTGTGCAGTGTTGACGGCGCAGGCCGACGTTCGTGGACAGGACCGAGCCCGCGACATTTCGACCCGAATACTCTCAGGGTTCGCAACCTGACCAAGAGAGATGAACAACCGCCAACCGAGCAGCAAACCGCGGCAGCGGCCGGGGAAAAGGTCGGTTGGCACTTCATCGAAGATGTGCGCACATCCGGGGCGAGGACGAACGTCTCCCCCGGGGAGTGGCGTTGCGCCGCCCAATCCCGGTCGGCGCAAAGAGGAGGTAGTAGAGAATGGCAGAGCCCTTCGGACGTTTCGTGCCCAACGATCCCGCAGCCGACAATTCGACCGCGATCAACGCCGCTCTCGCGGATCCCGAAGTATTCGGGGTCATTCTTCCGCCAGGCAACATCCGCGTCGATCATGCCATCGTGGTGCCGACCGGCAAGTTCGTGCGGGGTGCCGGCCGCGGCGTCACCCGGCTGGTCCGCACCAACAACATCTCGTCCTCCGACTATTTCGACAAGGCTCTGATTCGGTCGGCCGACAATGCCAATGGCGTCCGGGTCAGCGACCTCACCGTCGTATCTCCCAAGGTGAACGACAAGGTCCAGGGCGTGTGGATGCGCGGGGCGACGAACTTCGAAGTGGAGAATGTCGAGGCCCTGAACTGCGGCTATGCCTTCTGGGCGCAGGAATTCGCACGCAACGGCATTTTCCGAGACATCATCTCGCGCAACGCGAACGTGCATTTCGAGACGACGCAGGCGACCGACATCCTGTTCGAGAATATGACATCGAGCGACGGTGACGCCGACAATCCCCTTGGTGTCGAGGCCGTGTGGCACACCCTGTTCGGCAGCAAGCGGATCACCTTCCGTCGCGGTCGCCACATCGGCAAGGGCCAGCCCTATCTCGTGATCGCCGATACCGGTTCGGGCGATGCGGGCCTGATCGACGAGATCCTGTTCGAGGATTGCGATGCGGTCAACACCGACGGCAAGACCCTGCTGTTCGTCAACAAGCTTAGCGCAACGGCTTCGGTAAACAGGGTCACGCTCAAAGAC
The nucleotide sequence above comes from Sphingosinicella sp. BN140058. Encoded proteins:
- a CDS encoding amidohydrolase family protein; this translates as MALAALGAAGPVKAASETAFVGCRIVPSADALSIADGVLVIREGRIAAVGARGRTKVPAGAERISCNGGTLLPGFWNSHVHFMGPEWRGAERLPATRLSAQLADMLTRYGFAHVVDTGSDLANTLSIRRRILSGEVRGPGIITAGGALVGPTGTPFYVTDGKLAELHDAEQARRLVAQSIRAGAGAVKLMSVSLTREQPFPSIPAETIRAVADEAHRAGVKVLVHPTNRRGVELAIDGGADVLLHTAPIGGPWDARFAEHIVGARVALVPTLKLWGYEAAKTNDTAMAQHFAEVAQQQVAAFRKAGGRILFGTDVGYMTDFDPADEYLQMHASGMAARDILASLTTNPVRTFGAPARQGRLAPGYDADLVLVNGNPETDVKAFADVRRAYRAGRRIDGGARPPE